In Deinococcus maricopensis DSM 21211, one genomic interval encodes:
- a CDS encoding polyprenyl synthetase family protein: MRPDLLDRVHTLLPAHHARPEIQLLYDMMRDYPARGGKGIRAELLLASARAHGVREGTPAWEQALWLAATVELFQNWVLIHDDIEDDSEERRGQPALHRTHGVPLALNAGDALHAYMWAAVARANVPGAFEEVLQMIHRTAEGQHVDLAWVEHGRWDLTPADYLDMVRLKTAYYTVVVPLRLGALAAGATPSAAFEAAGVALGAAFQIRDDVLNLTADAGVYGKEIGGDLQEGKRTLMVLDWLERAPASERAAFLTYMQQPRAQKSPEDTRRILDWLRTSGAVDRAQAVADEHARTGLALLDAALADAPDRAAALGILAQMQQLATRHA, encoded by the coding sequence ATGCGCCCCGACCTGCTGGACCGCGTGCACACCCTGCTGCCCGCCCACCACGCCCGCCCGGAAATTCAGCTGCTGTACGACATGATGCGCGACTACCCCGCGCGCGGCGGGAAGGGCATCCGCGCGGAGCTGCTGCTCGCCAGCGCCCGCGCGCACGGCGTCCGCGAGGGCACGCCCGCCTGGGAACAGGCCCTGTGGCTCGCCGCCACCGTCGAACTGTTCCAGAACTGGGTGCTCATTCACGACGACATCGAGGACGACAGCGAGGAACGCCGGGGGCAGCCCGCCCTGCACCGCACGCACGGCGTGCCGCTGGCGCTGAACGCCGGTGACGCCCTGCACGCATACATGTGGGCGGCCGTGGCGCGCGCGAACGTGCCCGGCGCCTTCGAGGAGGTGCTGCAGATGATCCACCGCACCGCCGAGGGACAGCACGTGGACCTCGCGTGGGTGGAGCACGGTCGCTGGGACCTCACGCCCGCCGACTACCTCGACATGGTGCGCCTGAAAACGGCGTACTACACGGTCGTCGTGCCGCTGCGCCTCGGCGCGCTCGCGGCAGGCGCCACCCCGAGCGCGGCGTTCGAGGCGGCGGGCGTAGCGCTCGGCGCGGCCTTCCAGATTCGCGACGACGTCCTGAACCTCACGGCGGACGCGGGCGTGTACGGCAAGGAGATCGGCGGGGACCTGCAGGAAGGGAAACGCACCCTGATGGTCCTCGACTGGCTGGAGCGCGCGCCCGCGTCCGAGCGCGCAGCGTTCCTGACGTACATGCAGCAGCCGCGCGCCCAGAAGTCCCCGGAGGATACGCGCCGCATCCTGGACTGGCTGCGGACGAGCGGCGCCGTGGACCGCGCGCAGGCCGTAGCGGACGAGCACGCCCGCACCGGCCTCGCGCTGCTGGACGCGGCCCTGGCGGACGCACCGGACCGCGCAGCCGCGCTCGGCATCCTGGCGCAGATGCAGCAGCTCGCCACCCGGCACGCCTGA
- a CDS encoding ABC transporter substrate-binding protein, with product MPARSPHLLAAALILSASVAQAQPMTFNAAFVRMNVEGNVVLKVGNAEVPVVLQGIALGIGADGALNRMLPASLIMKVVVKEKSGPGKLPKVVLFKGPTNINEALVSQGYATRQ from the coding sequence ATGCCCGCACGCTCCCCCCACCTGCTCGCTGCCGCCCTCATCCTCTCTGCCAGCGTCGCGCAGGCCCAACCCATGACCTTCAACGCCGCGTTCGTCCGCATGAACGTCGAAGGCAACGTCGTCCTGAAAGTCGGCAACGCGGAAGTTCCCGTCGTCCTGCAGGGCATCGCCCTCGGCATCGGCGCGGACGGCGCCCTCAACCGCATGCTCCCCGCCAGCCTCATCATGAAAGTCGTCGTGAAGGAAAAGTCCGGCCCCGGCAAGCTCCCGAAGGTCGTGCTGTTCAAAGGCCCCACCAACATCAACGAAGCGCTCGTCTCACAGGGCTACGCCACCCGCCAGTAA
- the purM gene encoding phosphoribosylformylglycinamidine cyclo-ligase: MTNQDSAYKRAGVDIDAGHRALNLMRGAVARTHGPNVLAGLGGFGGLFRPDFRDLTDPVLVASTDGVGTKTKVATRAGQYGGLGEDIVNHCVNDILVQGARPLFFLDYIAMNKLVPEDVAAFVTGAAHACERLGVALLGGETAEMPGVYAEGELDVVGTLVGVVDRPRLIDGSCIQAGDAVIALPSTGLHTNGYSLARTALANLDWHEERADLGRSIQDALLVPHRAYLHAFDALIEHGVDIHGMSHITGGGLVDNPPRVFPDGVGMQVQEDSWAVPPLFELILEHGGVTREEAYRALNMGVGFLFIVPEAHADTALRALAQAGETPWRLGQMVTGQGVTFTRAGA; encoded by the coding sequence ATGACGAACCAGGATTCGGCGTACAAACGCGCGGGAGTCGACATCGACGCCGGACACCGCGCGCTGAACCTCATGCGCGGCGCCGTCGCACGCACACACGGCCCCAACGTCCTTGCGGGCCTTGGCGGTTTCGGCGGACTCTTCCGCCCGGACTTCCGTGACCTCACGGACCCCGTCCTCGTCGCCAGCACCGACGGGGTCGGCACCAAAACCAAGGTCGCCACGCGCGCCGGACAGTACGGCGGCCTCGGCGAGGACATCGTGAACCACTGCGTGAACGACATCCTCGTGCAGGGTGCCCGCCCCCTGTTCTTCCTGGACTACATCGCCATGAACAAACTGGTCCCGGAGGACGTCGCCGCGTTCGTCACCGGCGCCGCGCACGCCTGCGAACGCCTCGGCGTGGCCCTGCTCGGCGGCGAAACCGCCGAGATGCCCGGCGTGTACGCCGAAGGGGAACTCGACGTCGTCGGCACCCTCGTGGGCGTCGTGGACCGCCCGCGCCTCATCGACGGCAGCTGCATTCAGGCCGGCGACGCCGTCATCGCGCTGCCTAGCACCGGCCTGCACACCAACGGTTACAGCCTCGCCCGCACCGCCCTCGCGAACCTCGACTGGCACGAGGAACGCGCCGACCTGGGCCGCAGCATCCAGGACGCGCTGCTCGTCCCGCACCGCGCGTACCTGCACGCCTTCGACGCCCTCATCGAACACGGCGTGGACATCCACGGCATGAGCCACATCACCGGCGGCGGCCTCGTCGACAACCCCCCGCGCGTCTTCCCGGACGGCGTCGGCATGCAGGTCCAAGAGGACTCCTGGGCCGTGCCGCCCCTGTTCGAACTGATCCTCGAGCACGGCGGCGTCACCCGCGAGGAAGCCTACCGCGCGCTGAACATGGGCGTCGGCTTCCTGTTCATCGTGCCCGAAGCGCACGCCGACACGGCCCTGCGCGCACTCGCGCAGGCCGGTGAGACCCCCTGGCGCCTCGGGCAGATGGTCACCGGCCAGGGCGTCACGTTCACCCGCGCCGGAGCCTGA
- a CDS encoding histidine phosphatase family protein produces MTTTHRLPTGFAPLPRDAATEFWVVRHGESTWNVAGRYQGQTDVPLSPLGHLQAASLAGRLTAQTFDAVYTSDLARAYDTAQAVAQRLSGPPEVRIDAGLREIDVGELAGRDRATLEQDYPAYLAALRTDPWRTRRPGGESMADLAERAGATFRTLRERHPGGRVLVFTHGGVVRVAVGLALGGNLEHAWARLSVLNTSVTRFLLGPEGGQLLTFNDAAHLETLEAATEMDDIVGEGAP; encoded by the coding sequence GTGACGACCACGCACCGCCTCCCCACCGGGTTCGCGCCGCTCCCGCGCGACGCCGCCACCGAATTCTGGGTGGTGCGGCACGGCGAAAGCACGTGGAACGTCGCCGGACGTTACCAGGGGCAGACGGACGTGCCACTCAGCCCACTCGGGCACCTGCAGGCCGCCAGCCTCGCCGGTCGCCTCACCGCGCAGACCTTCGACGCGGTGTACACCAGCGACCTCGCACGCGCCTACGACACCGCCCAGGCGGTCGCGCAGCGCCTCTCTGGCCCGCCGGAGGTCCGCATCGACGCGGGCCTGCGTGAAATCGACGTCGGTGAACTCGCCGGCCGGGACCGCGCCACCCTCGAACAGGACTACCCCGCGTACCTCGCGGCGCTGCGCACCGACCCGTGGCGTACCCGCCGCCCCGGCGGGGAAAGCATGGCCGACCTCGCGGAACGCGCCGGTGCGACCTTCCGGACCCTGCGTGAACGCCACCCCGGCGGGCGCGTGCTGGTGTTCACGCACGGCGGCGTCGTGCGCGTCGCCGTGGGCCTCGCGCTCGGCGGGAACCTCGAGCACGCCTGGGCCCGCCTGTCCGTCTTGAACACCAGCGTCACGCGGTTCCTGCTCGGCCCGGAAGGCGGGCAGCTGCTCACCTTCAACGACGCCGCGCACCTCGAAACGCTCGAAGCCGCCACCGAAATGGACGACATTGTCGGCGAGGGCGCCCCGTGA
- the meaB gene encoding methylmalonyl Co-A mutase-associated GTPase MeaB — protein sequence MTASTLIDRYHARDPRALARALTLVENDAAGSADVLRAARAAPHRPPVVGVTGSPGSGKSTLVSALIAHLRAAGDTVAVLAVDPSSPFSGGAILGDRIRMLRHHADPGVYVRSIASRGALGGLSARTLQALSVLEGFAFDWIFIETVGVGQSEVDIAAVADHTVLVLTPGGGDGVQAFKAGIMEIADVMVVNKSDLPGADRVVRELRAAQGLVTSHGPDDWFAPVVKARADQQEGIEGVLNAIRAHRAHLGEAGLHARRHERARFELRAALQDRAGRLVAGAGADLIDRLARGDLSADQAAAELLQ from the coding sequence GTGACCGCCAGCACCCTGATTGACCGGTACCACGCGCGCGACCCGCGCGCCCTCGCCCGCGCGCTCACGCTGGTGGAGAACGACGCCGCGGGCAGCGCCGACGTCCTCCGGGCCGCGCGCGCCGCCCCGCACCGCCCGCCGGTCGTGGGCGTGACCGGCAGCCCCGGCAGCGGCAAAAGCACCCTGGTGAGCGCCCTGATCGCGCACCTGCGCGCGGCAGGCGACACCGTCGCCGTGCTCGCCGTGGACCCCAGCAGCCCCTTCTCCGGCGGGGCGATCCTCGGCGACCGCATCCGCATGCTGCGCCACCACGCCGACCCGGGCGTGTACGTCCGCTCCATCGCGTCGCGCGGCGCGCTCGGCGGCCTGAGCGCCCGCACCCTGCAGGCCCTGAGCGTCCTCGAAGGGTTCGCGTTCGACTGGATCTTCATCGAGACGGTCGGTGTGGGCCAGAGCGAGGTGGACATCGCCGCCGTCGCGGACCACACCGTGCTGGTCCTCACGCCCGGCGGGGGAGACGGCGTGCAGGCCTTCAAGGCCGGCATCATGGAAATCGCGGACGTGATGGTCGTGAACAAGAGCGACCTGCCCGGCGCGGACCGCGTCGTCCGGGAGTTGCGCGCCGCGCAGGGCCTCGTCACGTCGCATGGCCCGGACGACTGGTTCGCGCCCGTCGTGAAGGCCCGCGCGGACCAGCAGGAAGGCATCGAGGGCGTACTGAACGCCATTCGCGCGCACCGCGCGCACCTCGGGGAGGCCGGCCTGCATGCCCGCCGGCACGAGCGCGCCCGGTTCGAGCTGCGGGCCGCGCTGCAGGACCGTGCGGGCCGCCTGGTGGCGGGCGCCGGCGCGGACCTCATCGACCGCCTCGCGCGCGGCGACCTGAGCGCCGATCAGGCCGCCGCCGAACTGCTGCAGTAA
- a CDS encoding cobalamin B12-binding domain-containing protein: MSSTSSEAHIRVLIAKPGMDGHDRGAKVVARALRDAGMEVIYTGLRQTGEMIVNAALQEDVDAIGLSVLSGAHMHYFREVVGLLRERGAEDIIVFGGGIIPDQDLPKLEELGVGRVFTPGASTEDAVTYLQGAVRARREKLGLH, from the coding sequence ATGAGCAGCACGTCCTCCGAAGCGCACATCCGCGTCCTGATCGCCAAGCCCGGCATGGACGGCCACGACCGAGGCGCGAAAGTCGTCGCGCGCGCCCTGCGCGACGCGGGCATGGAAGTCATCTACACCGGCCTGCGCCAGACCGGCGAGATGATCGTGAACGCCGCCCTCCAGGAGGACGTGGACGCCATCGGCCTCAGCGTCCTGAGCGGCGCGCACATGCATTACTTCCGCGAGGTGGTCGGCCTGCTCCGCGAGCGCGGCGCGGAGGACATCATCGTGTTCGGCGGCGGCATCATCCCCGACCAGGACCTCCCGAAACTGGAGGAGCTCGGTGTGGGGCGCGTGTTTACGCCCGGCGCGAGCACCGAGGACGCCGTGACATACCTGCAGGGCGCCGTGCGGGCGCGCCGCGAGAAGCTCGGGCTGCACTGA
- a CDS encoding D-alanyl-D-alanine carboxypeptidase/D-alanyl-D-alanine-endopeptidase gives MRPPRPASIALATLLFLWPAAAAPGAPTPASLDTRALNAALDRANAHAGALVLDADTGETLYERAPDDAFTPASVRKLFSMSAVLYTLGAGYWFSTDVTGPTPDANGHVPRLTLSGIGDPSLTPATLDDLARQLRARGVRTVGAVTVNDAAFTRGGWTPPDGTSVAPVTLERDDNEGFMPTTDDAALAAGRAFRRALQAAGVRVTGTVARGAARLGHGLATTRSAPLRTLVARTLRPSDNIYAEQLLARLGMNVNASAPSSAQRALDWERRFLTRAGVNLTGVRFVDASGLSDADRATPRAVTQLLQYTYATAPGGTPAGRPAYLRGTNPFIEALPRAGTGTATPEAQARGGTLATRLRGLDVRAKTGTLIGASALAGYVRTPSGRILTFAVMMDRSPGPARDLRDVQDAFVRALANTP, from the coding sequence ATGCGCCCACCTCGCCCCGCCTCCATTGCGCTCGCCACCCTGCTGTTCCTCTGGCCCGCCGCCGCCGCACCCGGCGCGCCCACGCCCGCCTCGCTCGACACGCGCGCCCTGAACGCCGCCCTCGACCGCGCCAACGCCCACGCCGGCGCCCTCGTCCTCGATGCGGACACGGGAGAAACCCTGTACGAACGCGCGCCCGACGACGCCTTCACGCCCGCCAGCGTCCGCAAGCTCTTCAGCATGAGCGCCGTGCTGTACACCCTCGGCGCCGGGTACTGGTTCAGCACCGACGTGACCGGCCCCACCCCGGACGCGAACGGCCACGTCCCGCGCCTCACCCTGAGCGGCATCGGCGACCCCAGCCTCACCCCCGCCACCCTCGACGACCTCGCGCGGCAACTCCGGGCGCGCGGCGTCCGTACCGTCGGCGCCGTCACCGTCAACGACGCGGCCTTCACGCGCGGCGGCTGGACCCCCCCGGACGGCACCAGCGTCGCCCCCGTCACGCTCGAACGCGACGACAACGAAGGCTTCATGCCCACCACCGACGACGCCGCCCTCGCCGCCGGCCGCGCCTTCCGCCGCGCCCTGCAGGCCGCAGGCGTCCGCGTTACCGGCACGGTCGCGCGTGGCGCCGCCCGCCTCGGTCACGGCCTCGCCACCACCCGCAGCGCCCCCCTGCGCACCCTCGTCGCGCGCACCCTGCGCCCCAGCGACAACATCTACGCCGAGCAGCTCCTCGCGCGCCTCGGCATGAACGTCAACGCCAGCGCCCCCAGCAGCGCCCAGCGCGCCCTCGACTGGGAACGGCGTTTCCTGACCCGCGCGGGCGTGAACCTCACCGGCGTGCGCTTCGTGGACGCCAGCGGCCTCTCCGACGCGGACCGCGCCACCCCCCGCGCCGTCACGCAACTCCTGCAGTACACCTACGCCACCGCGCCCGGCGGCACCCCCGCCGGACGCCCCGCGTACCTGCGCGGCACGAACCCCTTCATCGAGGCGCTCCCCCGCGCCGGCACCGGCACCGCCACCCCCGAAGCGCAGGCGCGCGGCGGCACCCTCGCCACCCGCCTGCGCGGCCTGGACGTCCGCGCGAAAACCGGCACGCTCATCGGCGCGAGCGCTCTGGCGGGGTACGTCCGCACGCCGTCCGGCCGCATCCTCACCTTCGCGGTCATGATGGACCGCTCCCCAGGCCCCGCCCGCGACCTGCGGGACGTGCAGGACGCCTTCGTGCGCGCCCTCGCCAACACCCCCTGA
- the trpS gene encoding tryptophan--tRNA ligase — MPRVFSGIQPTGELSIGNYFGAMQNYVKLGEQYGREAIYCIVDLHAFTNPAAYDKDLLTQRTFDAALTNMAVGLDPEKVIFFVQSHVREHTELSWIFTTQTPLGDLERMTQFKDKAGVLESIPAGLLMYPVLMAADILLYKADTIPVGEDQTQHIELTREIARRFNHTYGDTFPEPKAVYARDALRVPGVDGAGKMSKSKGNTIAILEPLDSIWAKLRPAPTDPARVRRTDPGNPDKCLIGDYHKLFSDLDTLDMIRTGCTTAGIGCVDCKKALMPGIERTLVPFQDRAAELRAHPDTVRDALAHGAQQARAIAQPIMQEVREKTGLFF; from the coding sequence ATGCCGCGCGTGTTTAGTGGAATACAGCCGACCGGAGAACTGAGCATCGGGAACTACTTCGGGGCGATGCAGAACTACGTGAAGCTCGGCGAGCAGTACGGACGGGAAGCGATCTACTGCATCGTGGACCTGCATGCCTTCACGAACCCCGCCGCGTACGACAAGGACCTGCTCACGCAGCGCACCTTCGACGCGGCCCTCACCAACATGGCCGTCGGCCTCGACCCCGAAAAGGTCATCTTCTTCGTGCAATCGCACGTGCGCGAACACACCGAGCTCTCCTGGATCTTCACGACGCAGACGCCCCTGGGCGACCTCGAACGCATGACGCAGTTCAAGGACAAGGCCGGCGTGCTCGAAAGCATCCCCGCCGGGCTGCTCATGTACCCCGTGCTCATGGCCGCTGACATCCTGCTGTACAAGGCCGACACCATCCCCGTCGGCGAGGACCAGACGCAACACATTGAACTCACCCGCGAGATCGCGCGGCGTTTTAACCACACGTACGGCGACACCTTCCCCGAGCCGAAAGCCGTCTACGCACGCGACGCCCTGCGCGTGCCCGGCGTGGACGGCGCCGGCAAGATGAGCAAAAGCAAAGGCAACACCATCGCCATCCTCGAACCCCTCGACAGCATCTGGGCGAAACTCCGCCCCGCACCCACCGACCCCGCCCGCGTCCGCCGCACCGACCCCGGCAACCCCGACAAATGCCTGATCGGCGACTATCACAAACTCTTCAGCGACCTCGACACCCTCGACATGATCCGCACGGGCTGCACCACCGCCGGCATCGGCTGCGTCGACTGCAAGAAAGCCCTGATGCCCGGCATTGAACGCACGCTGGTGCCGTTCCAGGACCGCGCGGCCGAACTGCGCGCGCACCCCGACACCGTGCGCGACGCCCTCGCCCACGGCGCGCAGCAGGCCCGCGCCATCGCGCAGCCCATCATGCAGGAAGTCCGCGAGAAAACCGGCCTTTTCTTCTGA
- a CDS encoding CBS and ACT domain-containing protein, which yields MLVRDWMTTRPMTVTPETPVLDALRILKERGFRRLPVMDGSKLAGIVTRKDLKDAMPSKATTLSVWELNYMLSKLTVGEMMSRPVVTADEGEYMEDAALRMQEHNVGGLPVLDTTGRMTGIITITDVLRAFIDIMGLREGGTRLTLDMPDVPGSLARATQAAQPSNIISVATFGSTEGRRRFVMRLTGEGAQTAADRVRTAGVDVVE from the coding sequence ATGCTCGTTCGCGACTGGATGACGACGCGTCCCATGACCGTCACGCCCGAAACGCCCGTTCTGGACGCCCTGCGCATCCTCAAGGAACGCGGTTTCCGCCGCCTCCCCGTCATGGACGGTTCGAAACTCGCGGGCATCGTGACCCGCAAGGACCTCAAGGACGCCATGCCCAGCAAAGCCACGACGCTGAGCGTCTGGGAACTCAACTACATGCTGAGCAAGCTCACCGTCGGCGAGATGATGAGCCGCCCGGTCGTCACCGCCGACGAAGGTGAGTACATGGAGGACGCCGCGCTGCGCATGCAGGAGCACAACGTCGGCGGCCTCCCGGTTCTCGACACGACGGGCCGCATGACGGGCATCATCACGATCACGGACGTGCTGCGCGCGTTCATCGACATCATGGGTCTGCGCGAGGGCGGCACGCGCCTCACGCTCGACATGCCGGACGTGCCCGGCAGCCTCGCGCGCGCCACGCAGGCCGCGCAGCCCAGCAACATCATCAGCGTCGCCACGTTCGGGTCCACGGAGGGCCGCCGCCGCTTCGTGATGCGCCTCACCGGCGAGGGCGCGCAGACCGCCGCGGACCGCGTGCGCACCGCCGGCGTGGACGTCGTCGAGTAA
- a CDS encoding OmpH family outer membrane protein, whose protein sequence is MNVKQMLPVAVVAAFAVGTLAPHAQTAPQKVGFVNVQTVLEAHAGNAAINDLRKKADTELKPLETQLNTIQQKGANATAAEKQQFNTLLDTYNAKAKTYQDQINAKVAPIEKDVDAAVATAAKANGFAIVMDQATAAQSGLVVYADNGADLTTAVVNQVKAKK, encoded by the coding sequence ATGAACGTGAAGCAGATGCTCCCCGTCGCGGTGGTTGCCGCATTCGCTGTCGGTACGCTCGCTCCGCACGCGCAGACCGCCCCGCAGAAGGTCGGGTTCGTGAACGTGCAGACCGTCCTGGAAGCGCACGCCGGCAACGCCGCCATCAACGACCTGCGCAAGAAGGCCGACACGGAACTCAAGCCGCTCGAAACGCAGCTGAACACCATCCAGCAGAAGGGCGCGAACGCCACGGCCGCCGAGAAGCAGCAGTTCAACACGCTGCTCGACACGTACAACGCCAAGGCGAAGACGTACCAAGACCAGATCAACGCGAAGGTCGCGCCCATCGAGAAGGACGTGGATGCCGCCGTGGCGACCGCCGCGAAGGCCAACGGCTTCGCCATCGTGATGGATCAGGCGACCGCCGCGCAGAGCGGTCTGGTCGTGTACGCCGACAACGGCGCGGACCTCACGACCGCCGTCGTGAACCAGGTCAAAGCCAAGAAGTAA
- a CDS encoding OmpH family outer membrane protein: protein MNAKTALLALGATAALAAPASAQAASTKIGIVNVDTVIAALPGASNYASLRKKADADLAAQAKKISDLQAKVASGKATSADQTTLKNAITAYNTSNANYQKQIQSQFSPLAKKVDAAISAVAKANGYAMIFDYAVAQRSGLVIYANTASTDITSLVVKQVKK, encoded by the coding sequence ATGAACGCAAAAACTGCTCTGCTCGCCCTGGGCGCCACCGCGGCGCTCGCCGCGCCCGCTTCCGCTCAGGCGGCCAGCACGAAAATCGGCATCGTGAATGTCGACACCGTCATTGCCGCGCTGCCCGGCGCGTCGAACTATGCGTCGCTGCGCAAGAAGGCCGACGCGGACCTCGCCGCGCAGGCCAAGAAGATCAGTGACCTGCAGGCGAAGGTCGCCAGCGGCAAGGCCACCAGCGCGGACCAAACGACACTGAAGAACGCCATCACGGCCTACAACACCAGCAACGCGAACTACCAGAAACAGATTCAGTCGCAGTTCTCGCCGCTCGCGAAAAAGGTGGACGCGGCCATCTCGGCCGTCGCGAAAGCGAATGGGTACGCGATGATCTTCGATTACGCCGTCGCGCAGCGCTCCGGCCTGGTCATCTACGCGAACACCGCCAGCACCGACATCACGTCGCTGGTCGTGAAACAGGTCAAGAAGTAA
- a CDS encoding [LysW]-aminoadipate kinase, translated as MIVVKVGGSAGIDYDAVCADLAARVQAGERFVLVHGGSGETNRIAEALGHPPRFVTSPSGYTSRFTDRQTLEIFEMVYCGKMNKGIVERLQRHGVNAVGLSGLDGRIFEGRHKDSVRAVENGKVKVLRGDHTGTVERVNTHLIELLLDSGYLPVLTPPAASYEGVAINVDGDRAAAALATALHADALLLLSNVPGLLRAYPDERSLIPRIPAHDVEAYLEFAQDRMKKKVLGAAEAVAGGVRRVIFGDARAGQPISAALAGQGTVVE; from the coding sequence ATGATCGTTGTAAAAGTCGGCGGGAGTGCCGGCATCGACTACGACGCCGTCTGCGCCGACCTCGCCGCCCGCGTCCAGGCCGGCGAACGCTTCGTGCTCGTCCACGGGGGCAGCGGCGAAACCAACCGCATCGCCGAAGCCCTCGGCCACCCGCCCCGCTTCGTCACCAGCCCCAGCGGCTACACCAGCCGCTTCACTGACCGCCAGACCCTCGAAATCTTCGAGATGGTCTACTGCGGCAAGATGAACAAAGGCATCGTCGAGCGCCTGCAACGCCACGGCGTGAACGCCGTCGGCCTCAGCGGCCTCGACGGTCGCATCTTCGAAGGTCGCCACAAGGACAGCGTCCGCGCCGTCGAGAACGGCAAGGTCAAGGTTCTGCGCGGCGACCACACCGGCACCGTCGAACGCGTCAACACGCACCTGATCGAACTCCTGCTGGACAGCGGCTACCTCCCCGTGCTCACGCCGCCCGCCGCCAGCTACGAGGGCGTCGCCATCAACGTCGACGGCGACCGCGCCGCTGCCGCGCTCGCCACCGCCCTGCACGCCGACGCGCTGCTGCTCCTCAGCAATGTCCCCGGCCTGCTCCGCGCCTACCCGGACGAACGCAGCCTGATCCCCCGCATCCCCGCGCACGACGTGGAAGCCTACCTGGAGTTCGCGCAGGACCGCATGAAGAAAAAGGTGCTCGGCGCCGCCGAAGCGGTCGCTGGTGGTGTGCGGCGCGTCATCTTCGGTGACGCGCGCGCAGGCCAGCCGATCAGCGCCGCCCTCGCCGGACAGGGCACCGTCGTCGAGTAA
- a CDS encoding SGNH/GDSL hydrolase family protein — MRSLLLSLTVLLSSCSLLTPREEVPETVFSRYVAVGDSLTAGMQAGGLTAESQAEAFPVLLAERAGVAMPMPYVRGPGCPPPVTAEVQVASCGRADPNGAVQNFAVPGARVRDLRFTTPLTLPRAREDQPEYTLLYHEGEYRLILGNRGSQLDQAVRARPRFVTLWVGANDVLPATLYGAPERATSPAAFEVEFRRVLDVLGRTGARVVVLTVPDITAVPGFFSVPWLRLARLVDASCDGRDDLTISVLAFRAQGMDKPVSCRGPFALSAAQMARARAAVDGYNAAIERVARGRRNVAVFDVAPFMRSMNGSPVVPSAAAPFGLDYSMDGIHPSGRAHERLALALARFINAEFGTDIPTT; from the coding sequence ATGCGTTCGCTGCTGTTGTCGCTTACGGTGTTGTTGTCGTCCTGCTCGCTGCTGACGCCCCGGGAGGAGGTGCCGGAGACGGTGTTCTCGCGGTACGTGGCGGTCGGGGATAGCCTGACGGCGGGGATGCAGGCGGGGGGGCTGACGGCCGAGTCGCAGGCGGAGGCGTTCCCGGTGCTGCTGGCGGAGCGGGCGGGCGTGGCGATGCCGATGCCGTACGTGCGCGGGCCGGGCTGCCCGCCGCCGGTGACGGCTGAGGTGCAGGTGGCGAGTTGTGGGCGCGCCGATCCGAACGGGGCGGTGCAGAATTTCGCGGTGCCGGGGGCGCGCGTGCGGGATTTGCGGTTCACGACGCCGTTGACGTTGCCGCGCGCGCGGGAGGATCAGCCGGAGTACACGCTGCTGTATCACGAGGGGGAGTACCGGTTGATTCTGGGGAACCGTGGGTCGCAGCTGGATCAGGCGGTGCGGGCGCGGCCGCGGTTCGTGACGTTGTGGGTGGGCGCGAATGACGTGTTGCCGGCGACGCTGTACGGCGCGCCGGAGCGGGCGACGTCGCCGGCGGCGTTCGAGGTGGAGTTCCGGCGGGTGCTGGACGTGCTGGGGCGTACGGGCGCGCGGGTGGTGGTGTTGACGGTGCCGGACATAACGGCGGTGCCGGGGTTCTTTTCGGTGCCGTGGTTGCGGCTGGCGCGGTTGGTGGACGCGTCGTGCGATGGTCGGGATGACCTGACGATCAGTGTGCTGGCGTTCCGGGCGCAGGGGATGGACAAGCCGGTGTCGTGCCGGGGGCCATTCGCGTTGAGTGCGGCGCAGATGGCGCGGGCGCGGGCGGCGGTGGACGGGTATAACGCGGCGATTGAGCGGGTGGCGCGGGGTCGGCGGAACGTGGCGGTGTTCGATGTGGCGCCGTTCATGCGGTCGATGAATGGGTCGCCGGTGGTGCCGTCGGCGGCGGCGCCGTTCGGGTTGGATTACAGCATGGACGGTATTCACCCGTCGGGGCGGGCGCATGAGCGCCTGGCGTTGGCGCTGGCGCGGTTCATCAATGCGGAGTTTGGGACGGACATTCCCACTACCTAA